Below is a window of Thermodesulfomicrobium sp. WS DNA.
ACCGATCCCGCCTCGGCTATCGCTGCAGGCCGGGTGCTTTTGCAGCGCTACGGTCTTGCCACCCTGGTGCTCACCTTGGGGGCTGACGGCATGGCCGTGTTCGTGCCCGGCGAAGGGGTCTTCCACGTACCCACCATGGCCCAGCAGGTATTCGATGTCACCGGCGCCGGGGATACGGTCATCGCCACCTTGGCCCTGAGCGTGGGCGCCGGCGCGGATCTTCTCACCGCCGCCATGCTGGCCAACCTGGCCGCTGGCATCGTGGTGGGCAAGATCGGCACCGCGGCGCCCAGTGTGGAAGAACTTACCGGCGCCCTGGAGGCCCACGCCGGACTGCGGCCGGAGAAATGGGCGGAACTGCCCAAGAATCTGGGCTAGGACGGGGTTCCCGTCAGCTCGCAGGCCCCGCCGCAGCACGCCCCGCCCAAGGCCGTGTAGGCCGCCAGGATACGGCTTTCCTTTTCCAGGCGCTCCGGGGCCAGGGGCGGACAGGGATGGGCAGCCGCAAGGCCCGGCAGCTCCTCCCAACGGGGCACGGCGTACCAGCCTTCTCCCAGGGTGCTGCCGTCCTGGGCGGCCACGAGCAAGATGCGCTTGGAGTCCGTGACCAGCACCACGGGAAAGGGTTGGGGCTGGTGCACCCGCGCCGCGGCAACACTTTCGCGCACGAAGGTGCCCACCTCGCCGGGACAGAAGAACAGGGCAAGAAGCGGGGTTCCGTCTTCGGCAAAGGCGGCGATATCCACCGAGAACCGCTCCTCACGGCCGTCCACCTGGGCGCGCACGGCGTACTTGGGCCGCAAGAGGTGGCGCGGGTAGCCCTTTTCCTCCACGAGCATGCGTGCCAGGCCCTGGCGCAAATCTTCGTAGGTGGAGTCCTGGATGCTCGCACCAGTCAAATAATCCGTAATCACCCGTTCAAAAAAGACTTCGTGCATACAGACCTCCTCACTGCTCGCGTCCACTGGGCATGAAG
It encodes the following:
- a CDS encoding type I restriction enzyme HsdR N-terminal domain-containing protein; translated protein: MHEVFFERVITDYLTGASIQDSTYEDLRQGLARMLVEEKGYPRHLLRPKYAVRAQVDGREERFSVDIAAFAEDGTPLLALFFCPGEVGTFVRESVAAARVHQPQPFPVVLVTDSKRILLVAAQDGSTLGEGWYAVPRWEELPGLAAAHPCPPLAPERLEKESRILAAYTALGGACCGGACELTGTPS